The Toxorhynchites rutilus septentrionalis strain SRP chromosome 1, ASM2978413v1, whole genome shotgun sequence genome contains the following window.
GACTCCCATTAGAAAATACATCCGCTGCAGTCAATCTAAAATGACGCCgttgtaaaaaaatgcaaacttaCAAAGCTGCTGCAATCGTTTCAAAACGacgtttttgaaaaatggaaaattgcaAAGCTGCTGTAATCGTTTCAAAACGATggaatcgaaaaaaatacatgatTGTGAATCTGTGGCAATCATTCCAAAACGGTCCccataaaaaaatgtattcgtTGCTGTCAATCCAAAACGATGACACAAAAATattcaaagcaaaaaaaaattgataaaatgtttggCTGAAAAAGTTAACGATATCTTTAACAACCATAAACGAATAAGATCCATCGACCAATGCATAAAGCTCTTGCATCGAATGACTGGTTCACCGGTGTCTTATAGCTAAAATTATGTATGTGGCAAATTACAGGTTGAAACTCGTAATCTCTACAACATACTTCCGAAAATCTTGAACTATGGCACACGACAGAAAGCACATTCGATCGAAAGAATGAACCCAGGTGAACTTCGTCCTGATGATAAAAAACCGATGCAAGAAACAAATCCCAGCGACATCGACGAAAGTGAGAGTCATGATAACAGCAGCAAATGTTCATCGAACTACAGCGGTGGGAGCGGCCACGAAGAAGCTGCAAACGAGATCAATGCAAGCGACCATAACGGTGTTTCCAGTGATACTCCCAGTGATGCTTAGAGCCCACATTGAAGACCTACAAACTCAAGCAAGTCAGGAGTCGAGCTTCTAAGCACAAACAACCCGAAAGGAAAGCAACATGAGCGAAAAGTGAAGCAACCCGAGTAGATTCTCGCCGATTTCTCGACGGTAGTCGCACTCCTACGTCGCACTCCAGTcgcgaacccgaacacccggcatgataatgtgagacgctagtcactcggccacgggtgcaatcCAAGTGTACCTCGCTTAGATAGCTACCAGTGCCTTGCTTATAATAACCTAAATGTCATAccgcaatatttgtcaaagcTTCAGAATAATGCTTTCAAAACCCTGTGAAGTAGTAAAATAGGAATGTTGATAAAAGTCAACTTCATCTTTTCTTATACTACACATACTCTTTTGCAGTCATTGAATGGTTTGTTGTGGTTATAGTTGTACTgttggaatttgttttttttttttgagagagggggagatgtgtggcatgtaaaatacaatgtatACTGTATACTGTATACAATGTATACTTAACTTGGGGCTTAACCTATAACGGGTTAGTACCATTATCCACCACCGCAAGCGCAACAGTACTCAACCGTTAATCGGGTAACGCTTCaacgcatacacacacacatgcacacGAGCCGCATATCCCCGCTCCTCCATATATCATCCTGCACTCTTTCACCGACACCGACGAGGTAAGTCGCAcagccaggaactgggtatagaccataaaaccgtttggaaccatttgcagaagattggattccaaaaaaagctggatgtatgggtgccacacgacttgacgcaaaaaaatcttttagaccaaatcaacgcctgcgatacactgctgaaacggaacgaactcgatccatttttgaggaagatggtgactggtgatgaaatgTGGAATGAAGATAatgggataatgaagttgccttctaaatggccaCAAAttcgcgaacaaaacggcgcatatttgacttaaattggataattttaagtatgttaaataaagcgtcaaatttcgaacagaaatacgacatttctttttccccaaccctatatttaagcgtttttgaaacatttttcaaatgaaaatatcataatatcaaaaatataacaaaataattATCTGAAGATACGCTACGCATGCGACAAACTAtacaaacaactcgaaaaagtATGACAGTTGCACCGATATCTTTCACTCGATCGATGCTAACGACTTACTCGATATCTATAATCTAAAAACATAACTAACGAGCAAAATACTTATGGATTTCTATAAGAGGGTTCATtaagtataaaaaaattatcatggtcttttttcggatgtttcacgatatgtgactactttctagtcgaatatctgactattttctatttatacaatgaaTATCTTTGGAAGCACTGAAAGCGTGCAAATACTCTTTAAgcgttttgaatgaaaaacatagCTAGAACAATTCggaactcaacgtgttaatgcaATCACACACTTGTCTACATAGAGGCGATTGAACCTCAAAATGTAAAGCTTCCTAAATGTAAAAAGTAAAGTGTTGGTGTATAGATCATGCGACTCTGTCGTGTTGTTTATTTTCGGTTTCATTTGTTGATACGAATATAATTTAATTATGATATTAATTAAAATAGTGATAAATGTTGCTTCTAGTACACGTGCACCATTCCATACAAGAAAGTCCAGAATAATACGTATGTGCACAATCCGCCAAGAAATCCATTGGTAAGTAAACTCTTTCGACTGATGAAATATTTCTGCCAGTTCGAACCAGATTTCATCAGTAGCATACACCAAAGTCCGAGCACCGCTAACACGTAGAACAGAAAACCAATTATTCCGGTCAATCCCAGCACTCCTAATGAAAATCAAACCGTATTATCAATGGctttgtttgaaaatgaatatcTGATTTGTAATAACCTGCAGTACTTCCAGATAGAGCAGCCATCGATGTGCGGCAATATTCAACAGCGGATGCATTATTCCTAATTGCCGCCTCACTGTATGCGATAATCTCGCCGGATTTGGTTTCACGCGTTTTGACTCGAGTTGTGCTCATTGTGATAAATATATCTAAGCAGAAATCAGTTATCAATTGAGAATGTGAATCGAACAAATTTGGTgtttttcattgatcaatctcAATTTACTGTTTTGACGTTTGTCAACGTAAACTTATCACCTCCCTGCCCAGTATAAAATCGTTCATCTTTTCGGAAAGTACAATGAGGAAATATTTTGGTAATTCAGCATACGAAATGTATGTAGGTTAAGGGCCgtccaagatggtggagttaacaggtggttcgtaatttacactatttagaaaagacgtttgaggaatggcaagacgaaaagtttggatttgtttatgttattacttacgttggtatggttacatttgatttcgtcgaaggtatttgaagcattATAATAAatgatttcatgattttttttttgaaaatgaacgtaTTTCTTACAATGGAAAGGATATAAAAAAGCCAttgtttgtattcattttcataTTCACATAAAACCCCAACTCATTAAATTGTTTCATCCCGTATTGTGCAAAAATGCTCTATGGGGTTGGGGTCTAGGGACTGGGATGGCCACTCAAGCATTTCAATCTATTTGGACTGAAAATAGCGCACCTTCAAGGTGTGCTTGGGAGCATGGGAGCATTGTCCTGTTCGAAGATATAGCTTTTATATTCATTTTCCTTAGTGACGGCTTTAAGTTTTCCTCCAAgacattgacgtaggactcaGTAGTCTTCTTGAGTCATCGATCTTGACGAGATTGTCCACCCCATTCCAAGAAAAACAACTCCTCACAAGAAACGATTCTCCACGGTGTCAAGCAACAGTTGAGTAAACTGGATAGCTCAGACTTCAGACTGTCATTTCTTTGTGTTTTTCAACCTCAAACTTACtctaatcggtccaaacaatcttcTTCCAAAAGTCAGTATGACTGGAGCTCCTGGTCGTGGACCGTCATCATTCTCCTTGAACCGTTTTGCTCAAGTTTTGATGTCATAGGATTTGctttatttgaggggcttagaatgaaaggggtgtaagtgatttgatcgatttctctacatcgactctctctttgggtcataacttagctgcaaatacattcccagctgtatttaccaacgtggagaataggtcagaacctcatctatcggattctatagcaaacttaaattggaaagtttttgcagttgagttattaactaaataaaaagttgatgaagagaaaacgatcaagtcacttacaccccttgcattctaagcccctcatttcaaAATAAATCATGCGAAATCTAGTTGCAAATCATGACTATGTAccaaaattgcataaaaatgtaaaaataatgataatcTTTATATAGATACACAGTTGCATGTTAACCCTTTTCGGTCGTATTCAATTTGGACATGGGTGccatactggtcggaattatttttacttgaaagagcagtgatgcataatttgtatgataatgaaggataaacaaaattttttcaattcgcTGTGAACTTTAGATGTGTATCTACGGACTAATGTGTTTTAAAatgctgtttttatataaacaatattctaaaactcTCGTTTGTGCACCATCTTTCGACACAGTCCTTCAAAATAAGGTCCTGATTTTTTAATACAGTTCTGCACGGTAAAAAAGGTTTGGTGGCTGAGAACAGACATAGGAACGCGAAGATTTAATTTTTCACTTGCATTACTATTTCCAAAAATGTACACTTTCACGAGGAGTTGAAATttgagcaatttaaaaaaataaatacattacGTGTCACTTCTCTACAAAATCAACACCAAATTTTGCACGAATTAGAACAAGTTTATATTTCGTAGGCCATCCTTAGTTTCCAATCAATCCAAACAACGTATTCGGCCAAGCTACGACATGTGGTAATTTGAATCTCGCTCCACGCAGAGGtagctgctcgtttaagctcaatAAAACTCGCATACCGCCTATTCTTCGTGCGATCAATCTACATAAGTTATCGATTGGGGTGAGAACTGATAAAAAAGCAGGGTAGTCCAGAATCGAAGCCCCAGTCCTATAAACCATATAAAGGACTACCGACTTTAATGAAATAAGGCCCTATTCTGTTGGAATAACACGGTGGTTTCGATGCAAAAACGGTAGCAAATGAATCAGGAATACATCCTTGAACTCCTATTgacattctttgttttaaagaggctttaaacttttcagttcattcgtcattTGAAACAGTTACAAACAGAGAAATAAAAtctaacattaaataaatttgaaatggaaTAAGAGTGCAATCGAGGTGTTTActtggtaaaaaaaatattcaggaatgtccacgtggacaacagggggagtggtctggtcaatgtccacgcttgtccacgaaggaggaggggggagtctaaaatcgtgctttttgtgtccacgtggtatgtggacagccccttatgtaCCCAGGGttcaggaatgtccacgtggacaacaggggtaGTGGTCTGGTCAATGTCCACACTTGTCCACGAAGgaggaggggggagtctaaaatagtgctttttgtgtccacgtggtatgtggacagccccttatgtaCCCAGGGTTCTGCTACCTGCCTTTCTTTTCCTATATACTCGGATAATGCCGACACCACAGCTATCTGTGGTGCTCAACAACTAAAAAAGTAACACCTCATCTGACGCAGCTGTCAGGAGGGTTAAAAACCAATCCAACCGCCTACACTGTTTTGGTGTTCGAGAGGCTGGCATCAAAAACACGATTGCATATGAGAGTGCTAAATGGCCTCAAAATCCTATAATCTGCTCTACAAAATCTACAGTAGCCGGAACATGGATAAAATTAATACATTTCCAGAACGCACTGGAATATACTAATGAAATAATTTCTGCAATTAATTTCGCTGCCTAATTGTTGCAGGAATAtgtcttcgatttttttatgaggGGTCACCCACCAAATTAAAAATGGAGCATGTAACGAAAGTTTAAGAGATTTCAGAACCATATTCGCATAATCgtcattcgcgttgacggcattgagcttcgtttacgagttgaGAGGAACGTCAAaagataattgattttcaggtggaatgaacacgttttctaaaataaaattatgaatgaaaatttactcctccgtatcaaattagtattctaattAAATGATACACATTTTTCTTCAGGTGATGGAAaattctcatacaaaaattgtttttgtagattattttattgtgcgTCTATTCCCTAACTGGACAGAACGACTAGAAATAGTCGCACTTGGAACGGTCGTAAAAATAGTTGCGTTTGCTGTTGACAGATAAATATGTCAAAAGTGACAAATCTTATAATCGTCATTACCAATTATTCGTGTTTTGCGAgcatttttgtgaaattcaaaatattgataGCAGCATGGAATATACAATTATTGAAAACATTCAGCATCATCGGGCTAACACAAAATATAATTGTTTATACGAATACTACTTCCTGGGATTAACACGATCGCAAGAAGCCCAAAACAACCATCAGTTTCTGGATCGTCGACTCTGAGCACTTTCCGAAAATTAGTTGCAAACAGACGAATCTGGTTGATCAACCTGTATCCGAAAAATCCTATTTGTATTATTGGTTATGTATGGTGCGTCTATTTGCTAATTGGACACGACGGTCGTAAAAATAGTCGCGTTTGTCGATGACAGATAAATGTGTCATCGATATCGATGCGAATCGATAATGACAAAtctttgtttattattttgtgaGCATTTTCGTGAAATTTGGATTCTTTGGAGTTTCAATCATCGTCAATTTATGAAATAATGCATGCATATGGAATTGACTTTTAGGAGAGCTTTGTAGACACGCCAAGTGAacattggaaaatttgttgatgAATTAAACTATTTACAATTGGATCTTCATCAACTCTTGATTGTTGGCGAAGTTGCGTTTGCAAACAGAAATATCATGCACAACCAAGGATACGGAATTATAGAACAGAAGTTAATGTTTAGAATTTTTCCAGACATTTAGAATAGAATAGTAGAAAGGCTTAAAACAGACGGCCCTATTACGAAAAATTGTTCTTTCCAATGATAACGTATGACCATCTCCaggttttttaattttcagtGTGAACGGTGCTCATATTTATTGTAAGCGAATATCATAAAATTAATTTCTTGTCAACTTACCAATTTCGAACTACCATTTTACAATCCAATTGAAGTTGTTTTTAGATTGATTAAGACataattgaaaagaaaattaaatcCATCGATTATCTATTACTGAAATACAACAATAATAAATGTTCTCTTTATTTAATTCATTAGTTAAATCCGTGCAAGAAAATAGTACCAAATGTAGTGATTATTATCGTTAGTATTTGTAACTTTGGATGCTTGCTAAATACTATTTCTTCATACTGCTACGAAGAATTCATTGCATTGCAATGTACTTGTGCATGAACATGCGAAACGCTCATAACAAGGTTTCAATTCTTTCACACAAAATCAATTCAACTCAGTCAACTCTTCCACACGAAATCTCGATAGATTTGAGATTCGAGAGCGACACAGCTTGAAACAGATGAAGTTATTCATCCGTCGGAACATCCGTCAGTAACTTTGGACGTACATCTTCCGGTTGCGCAAAGGTGTAATTCATCCACTTTCCCCATAAAGCGTGCTGCACACTGTAGCTCTCAATTGTTCGATGCACTATTCCCCATAGTGTATGTGATGTAAtcataaaggcccatttatatgTTGCTAGTGGCTCacttgacagtgagcagctactgagcAGGTGAacccgcttgacaattggttgactcgccttgtccgttcacacagtgtgagctgctggcgagaaactagacactacagcacgggtttaccagggatgccaggcgatttttcagaTGTGCATCAAATAATCATAAACAGCagtcaggtccgaatttgacagatgattgatccgaaattgaCTTCTTCATCGGCAGTTTTCGTCTaaggttttcagttgcattcATCATTatacaattttatcgcgaaatacacgctgatcgtgtataaaaatactttgtgctaaATTTCTTCGAACCGAAGGTACTATctgaaaaaagcagaaagataaaaggatttgggccaggaGTTGGAttcaaagaaaaggagcaacaaatacaatatttaaAGAACTTTATGACGATGGTCCttgagattacagagcagtgttgagaataacacctgaacaagtggaaacTCTGTTGGATTTAATTACTCCAATAATATAACACCAAACACaaatacactcatgagggatgctaacctgcaagagtgaaataaGAAATGACATTAATGTGCTTGATGTGTTTTTCCTCGGAGAAAATCCACATGCATATATAATAAATTCAACAACAAGGCGACTTTTACTTTTTCACTATTGTTTAAACTAGATCATTCAAACGGTCACTTCACACATCGAAGGTTTTcggttacataccgtttcaataattagaTTTATGTATATGGTTTGCGTTACAActaaaacttcaaagctgaaataaacaaattgaattaTCACAGTTCCGGTTTCGTGGAAGAACTGGGGCTATATTCGCTCAATCAGCGGtttatcaagccaattatcattCCTAAACTCAAAATTTAGTGCGCAGTTACGCAATATATTCttcattcacatttttttaaacaaacttcaaaaccttAATGTAAGTTTAATGgaatgcgctatataacaataccaattagaataaacattgaataagctttcaaactttgttcaaaagtaagtGATGAATTCTAGTTCCCTCCGGTACgatggtgaagacatttgaatacATTTTAGTACCatatgaagacatttgaaaaaatcactcgGCATCCctggatgcgagtgcgagtaaaatcaaaaaactttgaagtagctcgcacgccggatcttgcatgacactaactggcatgatgttttcacacggtgtgagtagctatACTGCAGTAACTGTCTAGGCCGTCTCGTATGCGTACTCGCACCGTATAAACTAGGCTTAATGGAATGTTAAACGATGGAATGTCGATGAACGACAAATTCCCTTCTacgttgaaaattataaaatttattattattatccaATCGGAGATTttcaattataaaaaaaaatttcatattgaatgcaaataatgacgacacgatattttgtttaccaatccaAATATAATCCGCCTACTACTCTACCTCATATGTATACCTTGGTCTTATGaatatgtcaaaatacaaaagaACGAGGGTTCTCTTGTTGTGATAAGAAAGTTCTgtatatttcaatgtttttctctCAGTAAAATATGGCTCATATTCAATATACTGACGGTCTAGTTCGTGAATACGTTCTTTTCCGTGGATTTTCCAATACTTTGAAATCATTCGATGCGGAATTAAAGAACGACAAAGATAAAAGTTTTCGCGTGGATAAAATTATCGATCAGCTAATGCAGCTGATTCAGGCGCATGATCTCCAAGGACTTCGGGACCTTTGGGCTCATTTAAATAACCATCTGttccgaaatttggaacatagcTTTACTACTGGTACGTTTGTTCAATTAATAGGTATAGTGATTCGATCTACATGCAATTATTTTGCCTTTCAGCCGTAAACAAATTGGAACAATCGATCTTCAAGTTTTACTTGGTCATTGCGTATATGTCGAATAAACCTGAGAAAGTTaatgaatttttcacaaaattggcATCGGAACTTGTCTCACAAAGCGAATGGAAAGAGTGGTTTTGTAAGTGATTCACAATTTtcaaaactgtaactgtaatgtAACAATTTGCTCGTTTTAGTTTTTCCGTTCTGTAAAAACCCGGAAGAACATTCTGCTTTCGCAGTTTGCTTTACGAAACAGTGGCAGGATACTTTGCTGATTTCGTTGCACAACTTTTTATCCACCATTTACCAATGCATGCCTCAGCCAACCATTTCGAAGGTGGACGCAGAGAGTAATCTGCTTCGTAAGTTACAGGAAGAAAATGCCCAACTGCGCGCCAAACTTCAGAGTATACAACAGCATACGGCACCTACTGCTACAAGTTCCTCGCACCAATCGAGAGTATCTTCGTTCCACGAGCAAAAGTATAcacttgacggaaaaactcgctaCAGCTCTCGAGCGGCCGGAAACGCTCAATTTCTAAATGATATCATTCCTTTCGACATTCCCCCTCCACCTCATATAGTGGATGATTTTTACATAATAGCCCAGGAAACCAACAACATTGGTAATGCGGCGGAATCTCAAGCACGTGGACTCAAATCGTTGATCAAAAACATCAGTTCCGGTGGCAGTCCAGTGTTGGGACGTAAGGATACAACGTCCGATAGAAACAAGAAGCGATCGGGGAGCGTAGGCAGTCGTAACAATTGGATCCATAGTTAAGTGTAAAGGCGGAAATATTTGTGTGTTTGTCATATGTACCTATATAAACAATAAAGGATCTCAGCATGGATGTATTATCAAAGGTGTAtcggataaaaataaaaacaaatctttCAAGCGAAAGCCCTTCTGAATCAACAATTATAACAAAACTTGTTGCTACTGGGAACAACTAATTTACGCAGAACAATATAAAGTTTTTGTGTTGCTGATGCAATGTGCTTCGATTCCTAAGGCATTCTGATTCACATTAATTGCACTTTCAGTATTCTGAACCCAGTTTTAATATAGCCGAGATGACATTGGCAAACTATAAATGCATAGATCATTGGAAATTGTTTTAACGGGTTCTTTTTCTATATTAGTGTATGTAATTATCGAGATTCGTGAATACTGTACGGGTAAATTAACGGCTGACACTGATCATTGACATTTACTAAGCAATGGAAGCTTCAAATGTAGAAAGTAATAAACTTACTGTTTAGAGTTTTAAAGTCAAACTGGAGCCCGTACAAGTGTATCGCATACAAGATTCTGTATATGCTTATAAAAAAGTATATCTGGtgcatatatattatttttttgcagATTGTGCTACCTTGCCACCATTACACTGTTTCACTAAAATACTAGAACATCTAGAAGTATATGTGTTTGTTCGACATCGTAGACCTATGATAAATAGAATATctacagccctattctgtataccgacggatttgcatttcgttcgatttcTAATTTGGCATTCCCTATTTTGAGCGTTTTGtacatttaatgttcgaagggaaacagatcgaacgaaatgtaaAAACAACTCGAATGAAATACGGAGTGGAATTTGGTCAAGTCCGTCGAAATATTTCAAATCGATCGAAATGCAGAATAGGGGTGATAGTATCTTTCGTTTGTGAACATTTAGGCATCGCCGATGATAGCACAAAGAGCCCGTTTATAGTCGCCAGAGCATTCgttctgaaaaaaatcgtcATTCATTAGTAAAAGTTTATGATATTTAGATAATGATGTAGTGAGGAAGGTAGTGTGAAAAGTTAATTTGTATTAAAAGAAAGAGTACATAAAATGAACCATAGATGACAAGCTCCAATTTTTCAAACCACATGCACTTTTATATCCTGTATATGGGTTATAATCAACTCAACTCATGTCGATTTACTGCATGAAAATATATCAtcgtttatgaaaaaataaagatgaAGCATTTTGTTAACAATCAACCACACCATGAAGAAATAATAGCATAAATATAAaccctttttcaaaaataactacaTTACCTCCTGTCATCGTACGAGAGCGATATCCATGCGAATGAATGGTTTTCCAATTCCACAAAAAAACGTCGAATATTAAATATGCGTCATGTGGCAAATTGTTcgttattgaaaaataaacagaaaaaatgttaaaattgtaGTTAAAACGTGTCTATGACATTtgctgaaatgaaccgtttgcgGGAATAATGAATATTCTCGAATTTCTACGTAACGCGGTCATGTTTTCTACTTCTAGGCTATTTTTTCTGGTGCCTTCGAcgggggtgagattgggtcaaaaacGGAGAAAGTCACTATTTGTAATATCGTGACAaataatgtgaatatttttgaaagctgtgcaCCTTTAATAAGAgacatattttcactacttccaATGTATGATACtcaactgtagtacaaatagttattgtttaataattcatcgAAGTTTGATAATcccccagaaaaaaaaatttgcttagctttatacagaactactacaAGAattattcttttatgttttgtcTAGATGAatcattgttgtttttgaacatcaaaaacgtttttacatgggaatttcaacattttcgaaataatctcttatttacgctgagtggggtgagaatgggtcaagcaaAAAATGGGCAAATTGGAAAAAGAGCATCTCACATGTTCCAAGTTCACCAGAAGGAATTGAGAACAAAGGAATCGAGGAATTCCGACGAAAGAAGTTTGATATCCCTCCAGAAACCAGCATCACGGCAGAAGACATCGTAGAAGGCAGACTTAAGAATGATCTTCAAATACTATAATTTCCATTTGATTTACACCATTTTCGTAACTcatcattcaagacacttacatgttgtcAAATTATCTTGAACTGATTGTAAGCTGTCCAAACAATTCAagaataaaaacgggacacgtaagcccagaaaaaaaaaccaaaaagtcataatatttttaaagaatttcattgagtGAATAAAACCGACAATAAAACCAATCAATCAAACATTCTCAGATTATCTGTTCTTCACA
Protein-coding sequences here:
- the LOC129762311 gene encoding ER membrane protein complex subunit 6, with protein sequence MSTTRVKTRETKSGEIIAYSEAAIRNNASAVEYCRTSMAALSGSTAGVLGLTGIIGFLFYVLAVLGLWCMLLMKSGSNWQKYFISRKSLLTNGFLGGLCTYVLFWTFLYGMVHVY
- the LOC129761929 gene encoding WD repeat-containing protein 91 encodes the protein MAHIQYTDGLVREYVLFRGFSNTLKSFDAELKNDKDKSFRVDKIIDQLMQLIQAHDLQGLRDLWAHLNNHLFRNLEHSFTTAVNKLEQSIFKFYLVIAYMSNKPEKVNEFFTKLASELVSQSEWKEWFFFPFCKNPEEHSAFAVCFTKQWQDTLLISLHNFLSTIYQCMPQPTISKVDAESNLLRKLQEENAQLRAKLQSIQQHTAPTATSSSHQSRVSSFHEQKYTLDGKTRYSSRAAGNAQFLNDIIPFDIPPPPHIVDDFYIIAQETNNIGNAAESQARGLKSLIKNISSGGSPVLGRKDTTSDRNKKRSGSVGSRNNWIHS